The Clarias gariepinus isolate MV-2021 ecotype Netherlands chromosome 3, CGAR_prim_01v2, whole genome shotgun sequence DNA window ATCTCTTCCTTTGCCATTGTCGCCTTTGGTTTACGCCTTTAGAAATATACACCGTGCAAACCATATTCTTCCTAAAATATTGTCTGAAATTAATTTCCTGACTCAAATGCCATGTCACAGATTTAACAAGCGCTCTGCTGCCACCTTCTGGACACATATTTAATTTCACATTCTGTTTTATAATGCTGGTAAAATACATATATGGAAAATTTTAAGGGATTTTATTGAACACGATGGCATGTGGTTAGCATGTAAAAGTAAATGCTACTTCATATTTatgaaatcataaatattaataaaattcttGCATATCATActtattttaatgatattttcacATCACATTATACTGAGTAAGCCAGCTAACTGCTAGCAAagcaaattaaaaagtaaataaaacatttgagctttctatatttaatttttttttactgtgtataaCTTTATAACTGTGTATACCTTTACCATAGAGATTATTTTCCAAAACAAACTCTTGCTAAGTCAGTTAAGAGCGTACAGGCTAGCTAACTCTTGTTACAGCGATATCAGTGAGATTTCTGTCCCAGTGTTTAGATTTGCATCATGTTCACTGTAATTTATATAACTACAGTcgaacatgtaaaaaaaatatataacattatgatgaaatattgtatttttgttcatCACAAATATTTGGTATGTTAACTAGCTGGACAGTTGACTGCTACAAGTTAGCTTAGCTCACACTTCACAGGTCAGCATGGGTAGGATTTCATCCGCTGAGTTTAGATTTATTGTTTTCTCATAGATGTTTTTAACAGTAGGCAAACCTAGCAGAGTATAAGATGaaataagaattattattattattattattattattatttatttatttatttaattggtaACATCAGCTGATTTAGCAAGATATTGTAAAAAGCAGTTAGAAGATATTTGTTATAGACAGAAGTTATTCAAggcaccacaaacaatatttgtaaatgtatttaaatggcTAAACAGtaatttccatttaaaaaaaaaataaagaggaaaTTAGTTTAAACCTCACCAATAAGAGCAAAGAATTATGATCATTGGTATGTATTTGAGATAAATGATGTCCAACAATGAGTAGTTGGGATAAATGACGATCAGTGATTGGTAGTGGGGATCAATGACGATCAGTGATTGGTAGTGGGGATAAATGACAATCAGTGATTGGTAGTGGGGATAAATGACGATCAGTGATTGGTAGTGGGGATCAATGACGATCAGTGATTGGTAGTGGGGATAAATGACGATCAGTGATTGGTAGTGGGGATCAATGACGATCAGTGATTGGTAGTGTGGATAAATGACGATCAGTGATTGGTAGTGGGGATAAATGACGATCAGTGATTGGTAGTGGGGATAAATGACGATCAGTGATTGGTAGTGGGGATAAATGACGATCAGTGATTGGTAGTGGGGATAAATGACGATCAGTGATTGGTAGTGTGGATAAATGACGATCAGTGATTGGTAGTGGGGATAAATGACGATCAGTGATTGGTAGTGGGGATAAATGACGATCAGTGATTGGTAGTGGGGATAAATGACGATCAGTGATTGGTAGTGTGGATAAATGACGGTCAGTGATTGGTAGTGGGGATAAATGACGATCAGTGATTGGTAGTGGGGATAAATCACGATCAGTGATTGGTAGTGGGGATAAATGACGATCAGTGATTGGTAGTGGGGATAAATGACGATCAGTGATTGGTAGTGGGGATAAATGACGGTCAGTGATTGGTAGTGGGGATAAATGACGATCAGTGATTGGTAGTGGGGATAAATGACGATCAGTGATTGGTAGTGTGGATAAATGACGGTCAGTGATTGGTAGTTGGGATAAATGACGATCAGTGATTGGTAGTGGGGATAAATGACGATCAGTGATTGGTAGTGGGGATAAATGACGATCAGTGATTGGTAGTGTGGATAAATGACGGTCAGTGATTGGTAGTGTGGATAAATGACGGTCAGTGATTGGTAGTGGGGATAAATGACGATCAGTGATTGGTAGTGGGGATAAATGACGATCAGTGATTGGTAGTGTGGATAAATGACGGTCAGTGATTGGTAGTTGGGATAAATAATGTTAAGTGATCGGCAGTGGGGATAAAtgatgatcagtgattggtagTGGGGATAAATGATTATTAGTGATTGGTAGTGGATGATAAAtaatgatcagtgattggtagTGGGGATAAATGACGATCAGTGATTGGTAGTTAGGATAAATAATGTTAAGTGATTGGTAGTGGGGGTAAAGGATAATCATTGATAAGTATTTGAgataaatgttaattattaattggTTTTTGGGAATCTAAGCTTATGCAACCAGtcaaattttacataataagTGTGATGTAACCAAACCTGATTGcaagcaataataaaaaaccaaacacaacactacaaacttgtattttttattcataacacTGAAAAGAATATGACACTGAGGTAAGTTATGTAATCCAACaacatggagttttttttctccatggtCTTACACCAAACAACAAAATCCCGTCCTCATTAGGACCTCATCTTAGTTTTGCTAAGAGTCTGATTTATCACATACGAAACCTCATATCGCAGATCCCCAACTTGCAAAATTTTTGATGctcagacaaaataaataaagaaaaaaccctTGAGATGAACATtcttttatgttgtgttttttttattttttatttaaatgatttgatGCATTTTGAGTGCTACTGTTCCTGCTGATGAGCCTTGGCACGATAGTTTATGAGTGGGAGGAGTCCTGTGATCCACAgagaaaggtcagaggtcagaggatGGTTTCCCTGCACACACTGATGAGGCTTTTGGGTCGTTGAGGGAGGTCGTGACCAGTGTCGACACTAACATCCATTAGGCCTGATTCCTGAGGTTTGTTACACCGGCGCAGGGACGGGGAACTCAGCGCCCCACAGCTCTGTAGATGCAGATCATCGTGAGTTGGTTTTCTGAGGCTGCTTGTGATTGGCTGCGAGTGTGACATCACCTGGGAGATTAAAGAGTTTAACAAATGACTCAGAGCAGAAGATCTCTAGTCAGGCTACTTTTCATTTCCTGATCTAATCAAGCATTTTAGATTGctagtgttaaaaaaatcagaacATAAAAGTCTTTCGGCTGAAGGTCAAAAGTCGGACATGTGGGACAccaacactcactcattcaaaCATTTTCAAACTTTTACTTTAAACCAAATTTCTGAAAAGTcagcgaaagaaaaaaaaatgaatctgttTTCATCAACTGCAGTCATGCAAACAtattaaaaatgacataaaagtgATTACCCACAGCTGTGCGCAGCTGTTTTCCATCTGTGTACGGAGAGAAAAGAACGCTAAATTAGTAAACGCTTTATCTTCGTCAGGGTTGTGGTTTGATGTCGCTGTCCTTAATTAAGTCAAGGAAAACgtttctttctttatctgtCCAAACAGCGCACAAGCTCCTCTGGAGCCACGCTTATATTTAGATATGTCTCTAAACGTACTCTTACACTTCATCggttatttgaaaaaaatcaatcatgcttttttaatcttctttattaacataacatttttttcattttaaggaTTTTCCATTCATTTGTTACATTTGCACGTGAAAACTACAGTAGCAGCTACAGCAATACGACATTTTTAGTTAACTTCAGAGACGTAAGATCGTGACCAGCTTTAAAGGTCCTATATTTTACTAAGTTAATGCAGGTGTCCCACACAGAGCTCCCCAAAGTGTGTGTCCTAAAGCTCAAGCTGAAATACACAGCTTCATAACtctttttatttcactcctcctccaaatgtGCCGTTTCAGTGTCCATGTAGATGAGTTACACGCCCACCACAatacagcagagctgagcaaacAGCCGGGGGATGGGGGgcttttcttatatgaggtcacattagaaaatcaaatagttttgttttgtgCACACAGCCATGAAGAtcaaaactgtattttttttttatattttaaatagttgaACAAGGTAATAGAAGGGAGTTGCTgagttctggattctgattggtcaaaaggggttgattaatttttgttttgtgtaacaGTGTCTCTGACAGGTTTATATGGTATTTTTGCGCTTGTtgtaaaatgttattgtttttatagttaCAGCGTTCACATTGGAACTTGTTTCATGGACGTTAAATATAACCACAAAAGgataaaatgtataaagtgtctttttgttgttatgtatatatttttaatttatataatttagtcGTACCCAATTTCCACTCATCATTAGGGCACGTCCCTATCTTCCAATCAGGGAGGAGGAAGACGATCACGTTTACGTGACCTCACAGATGCCTGTGATTGGCTTAGAGCCTTGATTGATGTGCGAGGGctaagtgcctcccatcccacccCTTTGAGAgagcctccggctgtgagaagCTACATCATCACCCAGGATTCAATCTTAATAGGAACAAAACACTTAGGATGTTCTGTTATAGAAAAGAAAGGTTCAGGGTGACTGCTTCATGACATCATTGTTTCctacagaaaaacaacacaaGTGTTACTTTGAATAACTTTCACCCCTCACCTGATCAAGAATACTGGCGCTGAACATGGCCTCCTCCATGTGCTTCTCGTCCGATTTGATGACGCACTTGATGCTGTTGACCACCTGCTGCACTTCGGGAGGCAGACTGCAGCTGGAGTGCTCCAGGAAGCGCGCCACCAGGATCTTAGTGTCTTTGTAGGTCTGAAGGTCTGCTAGCGAATGAGGGCGCTCGCTGGAGGCGGGGTGCAGAGTGCGGCTTTTCAGGCGGAGATCTGCTTTCCCGCAATCCCTCTGCTTCTTCGATGTACGCCCGTTGTGTTTGGCACACTGGGATGCCGTACCCCCTGAAAGCTCCATGAGCGCTGTACAGATGAAAAATCAGCTATAACTCTCTTTACATTCACATAACGCACGATAGTGCGACAAAATATAACTTGGAAAGTTCACGATGTAATGATCCCACGCAATTTTTAGCTCCACCCACAAGTCCCTGGTGATGATGTCTTACCTGCAGAAGTACATCCACAGCTGTCGGCTACAAACGCAGACAAtgcattaataaagaaaaaaatttacacttaatttaaacagagacagagagagaaaaaaagcagacatACGTCTGTGCACAGAGTTACAGGAGATAGGGTCGCTGGTGGACCGCACGATCCTCGCTAGCTTGCGGTAGCGCCTGGCTCGGAGCGTGCGTGCTGAGGTAGAAGAGGGATGTGGCACCGAGGTGGAAGAAGGCGACCAGACGCTGAAGCATAACCGAGTGGCCCGCGGTCGCCCCGAAGGAGACGGTAAAGGGCCAGAGTCGGAGGCACAAGGCTGGACCTCGGGTACTGGAGGAACAGGGAGCGTTAGCTTCATCCCGACGCACTCTCGTGACTCAGGCGAAGGCTGGGTGGTTATGGAGCTCTCGTCCCTCTCAGGCAACGCCACGACGTTCTCGAGGGAGCGCGTGACGGAGTCGTGTGTGGCCGAGGACTCGCTGTGGTCCAGGTTAGTGAGGTGAGAGCGAGTGTTAGAGCGAGTGCTGTGCTCCGGGCTGGTGCAGCTGGTACAAAGGGTAGTGTACGGGGATAAATCGGAGCCCTGGACCTCCAGAGAGCACAGATCGTCTGAGGAACAACTCTGGTCAGGGACGTCTGCTGATTCGGATACGCTGTCCACTGACGCTGGgaagataataaaaaacaagGAGAAAGGGATAATGCattagtgatgggtcattcatgaacgattcgttctttatCAACGAGTTTTTAACGTGATTCAGAAGAATGAGTAGTGTCGGAGAGTGAGACACTCTTTTTCTACTTGGCGCGCATGCGcgaagcatcgcaaaacctccgtgggttatgtacaggaaacagaaatgagtagtgaCCTCTCGAGTCTTCTAGTTTGAATCATTCACTCTTTTGTCATGTGAAAAACAACTCGGAGTAGAAGACTCGTGAGAAgaaccgctcaattctgtttcctgtgtaaggcgtctatgagagtcacgtgacaaaagagcggatgattcggaccagaagatatgagaggtgagctgctcattctgtttatcataatatgtccttagctgcattgtaatgtttccattactggaactatagttGAAATGTCTGTATGTAgatgtgttgggggtctgtttattataattgtaacactattttatttctgaacaaaGGAACgtaatgaactaaat harbors:
- the fam189a1 gene encoding protein ENTREP2 isoform X1; amino-acid sequence: MPVHAMPRAGGGSLSPAALSRSLSRLRELRTRTRLMLSLGVAQMVLGSLILAVSFAALALTTSPRVRHSCPFWAGFSVLLSGLIGVVSWKRPLSLVITFFMLLSAVCVMLNLAGAILSCQNAQLVNSLEDCQLIKFDSDGVCVCCALQHQSSSCNNLGETLKLNPLKDCNTIRLRLKELLFTVCALNVISTIVCALATAMCCMQMVSTDILQMFMPHRARALSADCMTPHGTILHQTLDFDEFIPPIPPPPYYPPEYTCTPVLEGHRGLHLDFPHSPFSAIYGVPINSPGIVYPAELPPPYESVVGQTPASQGTTSLDQQATESSVCERNTTTGLSTQASVDSVSESADVPDQSCSSDDLCSLEVQGSDLSPYTTLCTSCTSPEHSTRSNTRSHLTNLDHSESSATHDSVTRSLENVVALPERDESSITTQPSPESRECVGMKLTLPVPPVPEVQPCASDSGPLPSPSGRPRATRLCFSVWSPSSTSVPHPSSTSARTLRARRYRKLARIVRSTSDPISCNSVHRPDSCGCTSAALMELSGGTASQCAKHNGRTSKKQRDCGKADLRLKSRTLHPASSERPHSLADLQTYKDTKILVARFLEHSSCSLPPEVQQVVNSIKCVIKSDEKHMEEAMFSASILDQVMSHSQPITSSLRKPTHDDLHLQSCGALSSPSLRRCNKPQESGLMDVSVDTGHDLPQRPKSLISVCRETIL
- the fam189a1 gene encoding protein ENTREP2 isoform X2, whose translation is MLLSAVCVMLNLAGAILSCQNAQLVNSLEDCQLIKFDSDGVCVCCALQHQSSSCNNLGETLKLNPLKDCNTIRLRLKELLFTVCALNVISTIVCALATAMCCMQMVSTDILQMFMPHRARALSADCMTPHGTILHQTLDFDEFIPPIPPPPYYPPEYTCTPVLEGHRGLHLDFPHSPFSAIYGVPINSPGIVYPAELPPPYESVVGQTPASQGTTSLDQQATESSVCERNTTTGLSTQASVDSVSESADVPDQSCSSDDLCSLEVQGSDLSPYTTLCTSCTSPEHSTRSNTRSHLTNLDHSESSATHDSVTRSLENVVALPERDESSITTQPSPESRECVGMKLTLPVPPVPEVQPCASDSGPLPSPSGRPRATRLCFSVWSPSSTSVPHPSSTSARTLRARRYRKLARIVRSTSDPISCNSVHRPDSCGCTSAALMELSGGTASQCAKHNGRTSKKQRDCGKADLRLKSRTLHPASSERPHSLADLQTYKDTKILVARFLEHSSCSLPPEVQQVVNSIKCVIKSDEKHMEEAMFSASILDQVMSHSQPITSSLRKPTHDDLHLQSCGALSSPSLRRCNKPQESGLMDVSVDTGHDLPQRPKSLISVCRETIL